DNA from Thermoleophilum album:
CGACGCCGAAGAGAGCCATCCCGACCAACGCCCAGCCGCTGTAGACGAGGGCGGCGAGCGCCACCGTGCGCGGCTCGGAGCCGTTGGCGTTGACGAGTTCGAGCGCCACGAAGGCAATGAAGCCAACCAGCGCCGGCCACACGCCCAGGCGCTCGGGGTATCCACCTAGCAGCGGGCGGAACCCCAACTTACGGGCAACTCCACCGAGCGCACGACCGAGCGCCCGCCAAGGACTCACCAGTCGATAGACATCTCCGAGCGCGACCGAGACGAAGGGCAGTCCAACCCAAAACACAACGAAGACAAGTGTTGGTGCAAGGTTGTCGGTCGGCACCTGCGCACCCTCGAGGCCCGCGTACACGGTGAGCGCCAGGAGCCCCACCGAGAGCACTCCGGCGAGGGCCTCCAAAGCCGGCGCGGTAAGGACCCGCGCAAGCGCCGGCGGTAGCTCGCGACGGGGCTCGTAACCCTCGAGCAACGGCCGGCTCCAGAGGGTGCCGAGCGCGACGAACGAGACCACGAGCACCAGGCAGGCAGCCCACGCGAACAGCCAAGCCGGGATCGGGAGGTCGCCGCGCACGACGATCCCGTGCGCGGCGACCGGCTGCGGAAACCAGAGGCTGGCGGCAAGCGCGCCAGCAGTGAGGAGCCCGACGGTTCGTCTCATCGTGGCCGCACTTCCAAGCGCGCCAAGCGTTGGTCAGTGGTGTGCGACTCGAGCTCGAACGACCCCTCGATCGACGCCTCGAAACGGAACACCGCGGGTTCGCCGGGCGCGGCATCGCGTTCCAGATCGAAGCCGTGCAGGTGCAACTTCTCGGGCTGGTCGGAGCGCACCTCGATCAGCACCTGATCGCCCTTCGAAACCTCGATCCGGCGCGGGCCCGCGACCACTGCGTGATCGCGCAGGGTCAGCAGGAAACGGCGCGGCGCGGCCAGCGAACGGCCTGCCGGTCGCGGCGCGGCGGTCCCGGAACGGGGCTCTCCGGCGCGCGCCTCGCTGGTAGCAGCGGGCGCTCGGCTGAGGGCCGTCTTGGAAGCGGTCGTCGTGGAGCTCGACCGCTGGCCGTCGCCGCCGGGACGCAAAACCAGGTAGCCCACGACCACAACAACGACACCAGCGATCACGACAAGCAGACGTGCGTTGCGATCGAGCACGAAAGTTCCTCCTTCGGTCGGCGCCGCCGGCGGCGACGCGCTCTCCTTCAGCGGTCGATTAACCGAGGGAGGAGCGAAGGCGGTGCTCTAGACGCGACGCTGCCGATCAGCCGAGCCTGCGCAGGTCGCCGAGCGCGGCTCCACGAGGGAGTGAACGAGGGCACTCTCGGAAGCGCTCTGCGTACCGCTCGACGAAGCTCGTCGACGACTGCCGCAACGGCCTGAGCGGCCTGCTCTTGGCCGCGCTCGAGCGCGACGATCACCCGCGCGAGTAGACAAGCCGCGGGCACCACGACAAGGAGGCCGCGGTCGAAAACCACGGTTAGCGGATCGCTGCCGCTCAAGATCGCTTCTGCTAATTCCTGCGCGAGATGGCCGGCGACCAAGAAGACCGCTAGACGCGCGAGCGACAAGCGCGCGAGGCGCGCTTGGCGTTCGTCGGCTCCGCTTATCAGAAGCGCCGCCCCAGCGACGATCGCCCCGCCCACCAGCACTTCCAGTAACGCGAAGTAGTGGTGCGCGTCGGCGGGCGCCGGCAGCCCGGCTCCAATCAGTGGAGCTAACGCGTAACGCGCCTGGTGTAGGACGAGGAGCGCAGCGGCGAACAGCGCGAAGCTGCGAACAGCGATCGACCGCCGCGCGACACCCTGGATCACAAGGCGGAGTATGCCAACTCGAAGTCCGGGCCCAGGGGACCCGATAGCCGCTAGCTACCTGGCATCAGCTGCCGACCGCACGGAGCCGTGCCGGGCGGGGCACGTCGCTGGCAGCTGAGGGGCGCTGGTCGCCGGTCGCATGCGCCTGGTCGCCCGGCGCCTCGGCCGCCAGCGGCTCCCGTGGCCGCGGGTCGAAGCGGTAGCCGATCCCGAAGTGGGTGTGGATGTATTCGTAGTCGGGGGAGACCGACTCGAGCTTCCTGCGCAACTTGCGCACGAATACATCTACGGAGCGGTCACCGTGCGCCATCGTGTAGCCCCACACCGCGCGGTAGATGTCTTCGCGCTGGAGAACGCGGCCGCGGGACTTCGCCAGCACTTCGAGTAGTTCGTACTCGCGCCGCGTCAGATCTGCGCTGCGGCCGTGCGCGAAGGCCTGGTACTGCTCGGGGCGAATCTCGAGCTCGCCAGCGCGGATCGTCTCCTCCTCACGACGGCCGAGCAGACGCAGCCGCCCGCGCAGCGCGGCTTCGACGCGCGCGACTACCTCTTCTGGATGGCACGGCTTGGTTATCCAATCGTCGGCACCGAGCCGCAGTCCGCGCACGCGTTGAGCGACCGTCGAGCGCTCTGTGCAGACCAGCACCGCCATCGCCGGCACTTCCTCGGCGACGCGCTCGAGCCATTCCCAGGCAGCCGGCCCGAACAGCGCGACGTCGACGACCAGCGCGTTGACGCGCGCGGCCGCGAACTCGTCGAGGCGCGGCGGCGCCTCGAAGCGGCGGCAGCGCCAGCCGAGCGCTTCCGCGCGCTTGAGCAGAACCTGTACGAACCCGGTGTCGGTATCGAGCACCGCCAGCGTGACGGCCATTACTGCGAGCGTACCCCAGCCGCGTGATCGGGGCCCGCGCGTGGGCACGAGGAGTTCACACGTCGTTCACAACCTCGCCACAGCCCGGTAACAGGCTTCCGCTCAGTCCCTGTGAATCTCGCCGGCCAGACCGCGCAAGCGAGAGAAGGAGATCGGAAGTGCGAAAGATCCGCTTAGCGAGCTTCTCGATGGCCGTGATCGCGGTTTCGGGACTGGCCGCTTGCGGTGGCTCGGGAGGTGGCTCGAAGGGCCTCTCGGGCACCATCCGCATCGACGGTTCGAGCACCGTCGCCCCCCTCAGCGAGGCCGCCGCCGACGAGTTTCAGAAGGAGCATCCCGGCGTGCGCGTAACCGTCGGCACGTCCGGTACCGGCGGCGGATTCGAGAAGTTCTGTCGCGGCGAGATCGACATCTCGGATGCGTCGCGGCGAATCGAGCCTGACGAAGAGGCGCTCTGCCGCAAGAACGGTGTCGCGTGGGCGGAAGTGCAAGTCGCCAACGACGGCATTGCGGTTGTCACCGCCAAGAACAACGACTTCCTGAGCTGCCTGACGGTCGCCGAGCTGCGCAAGATCTGGGACCAGGGCTCCAAGGTCAAGACCTGGAACCAGGTGCGCCCGAGCTTCCCGAACCGTCCGATCGAGTTGTACGGACCGGGCACGGACTCCGGCACCTTCGACTTCTTCACCGAGAAGATCAACGGCGAGGAAGGGCGCAGCCGCACCGACTACAACGCCAGCGAGGACGACAACGTCCTCGTCCAGGGCGTCTCGGGTAACCCCAACTCCCTCGGTTACTTCGGGCTCTCCTACTACGAGCAGAATCAGGACAAGTTGAAGCTCGTGAAGATCGACGCCGGCAACGGCTGCGTCGCACCGAGCAAGGAGACGGTCCAGAACGGCACCTACAAGCCGCTCTCGCGTCCGCTCTTTATCTACCCGAGCCGCAAGGCGCTCAAGCGCCGCGAGGTGCGCGAGTTCGTGCGCTTCTACATCGACAACGAGGCGAAGCTGACCAAGCGCGCGCTCTTCGTCGACCTAACGGACGCGCAACAGCGCCGCGCGCGTCAGGAAGTCGAGCGACTGGCCCGCTGAGGAGGAACGCTGCCGACCTCTGATTCGAGCAACGTCGGAGCGATCGTCGCCCCGAGACGCCCGGTCGGGCGTCTCGGGGCGCGGCGCGTTCGCTGGAGCGAGCGCTTTGCGTTCGCCGCCCTAGCGACGTGTGCGGTGCTCTCGGTCGCAACCACGGTGGGGATCGTGGTGGCGTTGCTGATTCCCACGATCGAGTTCTTCCAAACGGTCGACCTTTTCGACTTTCTCACGGGCACCAAGTGGTCGCCGCTCTTCGCCGACGCACACTTCGGTGTGTTGCCGCTCGTCAGCGGGACACTGTTGACAACTTTTTGGGCCCTCTGCATTTGCATCCCGTTCGGGCTCGGCGCAGCGATCTACCTGAGCGAGTACGCGCCCGAGCGGGCCCGCCGCATCCTTAAGCCAATCCTCGAGGTGCTGGCGGGTATCCCGACGGTCGTTTACGGCTTCTTTGCGCTCGTCTTCGTGACCCCGCTGCTGCAGAAGATCTGGTTCTTGCCGGGTAATCCACCCTCGACCTTCAACGCGCTCTCGGCGGGTCTTGTGATGGGCGTGATGATCTTGCCAACGGTCGCGTCGATCTCTGAAGACGCGATGTCGGCAGTGCCGCGCGGGCTTCGTGAGGGCGCCTTCGCCCTTGGCGCGACGCGGCTACAAGTGGCTACCCGAGTGGTGGTGCCAGCGGCCCTCTCGGGCATCGTCGCGAGCTTCGTGCTCGGCATCTCGCGGGCCGTCGGGGAGACCATGATCGTGCTGATCGCGGCCGGCAACCAACCCAACCTCACGATCGATCCGACCAAGCCGGTCCAGACGATGACCGCGTTCATCGCAGCGGCCGGCATCGGCGACCAGCCGACCGGCAGCATCGGCTACAAGACGATCTTCGCCGTCGGCACCACGCTGTTCGTGATGACCTTCCTCATGAACCTCGTGAGCGCGCGCCTGGTGCGCCGCTTCCGGGAGGCGTACGAGTGAACGCCGCCGACACGATCGCGGTGCGCGAAGCGGTCGTTACGCGCCTGCGCGAAGGGCGTTCGCAGCGTTTGCGTTGGCGAGAACGCGCGTTCGCGGCGCTTCTGTTCGCAAGCTTGGCGATCGGCATCGTGAGCCTCGTGACGCTGCTCGTGACGATGGTCGTTCGCGGCGCTGATCGCCTCGATCTGCGACTCGTCCAGAACTTTCCCTCGAGCACGCCCTCGCTTGCCGGCGCGCAGTCGGCGATCCTCGGCACGATCTGGATCATCTCGATCGTCGCCCTCACGGTCGTGCCGATCGGTGTCGGGGCGGCCATCTACCTCGAGGAGTACGCCGACCGCAACCGCTGGTGGAACCGCCTGATCGAATTGAACATCCAGAACCTGGCGGCGGTTCCTTCGATCGTTTACGGCATCCTCGGCCTCGCTTTTTTCGTGCGCGGGCCACTGGGACTGGGCCCGACGGTGCTGGCCGCAGCACTAACGCTCTCTTTGCTGGTGCTCCCGATCGTCACGATCGCCGGCCGCGAGGCGATTCGATCGGTTCCGAACTCGATCCGGGAGGCCTCGTTCGCGCTCGGCGCTACGAAGTGGCAAACGATCAGGCGCCAGGTGCTGCCGGCCGCCATTCCCGGGATCGCCACCGGCTCGATACTCGCGCTCTCCCGCGCGATCGGAGAGGCCGCGCCGCTCACCCTGCTGGGCGCCCTGACGTTCGTGCAGTTCAACCCAAGCGGCCCACTCAGTCCCTTTACCGCCCTGCCGATCCAGATCTTCGCCTGGATTTCGCGGCCGCAAGAGGAGTTCCGGATGCTTGCCGCCGCCGCGATCGTCGTGTTGCTAGCGATACTGCTGGCGATGAACGCCTTCGCGATCTGGATCCGCGACCGCTACCGCCACCGCTGGTGACCGAACCGGACTGGAGACCGCGAAGTGACGGCTAATAGCGACCAGGGGGACGCCATGCAGGGGACCTCGGCAAAGACACCGACGGCGGCTGGCGAAGCCGCTGCGCCGGAGCGACCGCTGGTGAAGCTGGACGCGGGCGTGATGCAGCGTGAGGGCGCGGCTGCCGCCCCTCAGGTCGAACCGATCATCGAGCTTGAACGGGTGAGCGTCCGTTACGACGGCAAGCCGGCGGTCCGCAACGTCACATTCGACGTCGGCAGCAATTTGATCACCGCCTTGATCGGGCCGTCCGGGTGCGGGAAGAGCACCTTGCTGCGCTGCCTTAACCGCATGAACGATCTGATCCCCGGAGCCGTCGTCGAGGGCAAGATCCGCTACCACGGACAGGACATCTACGACCCCGAGGTCGACCCGGTTGAGCTGCGCAAGCTGATCGGGATGGTCTTCCAAAAGCCCAATCCGTTCCCGAAGTCGATCTACGACAACGTCGCCTACGGCCCGCGTGTGACCGGGATGAAGGGCAACCTCGACGAGATCGTCGAGCGGGCCCTGCGGAGGGCGGCCTTGTGGGACGAGGTTAAGGACCGTCTCAAGGACAACGCCTACAGCCTCTCCGGCGGCCAGCAGCAGCGGTTGTGCATCGCTCGCTGTTTGGCGGTCGAACCGGAAGTGATCTTGATGGACGAGCCGTGCTCGGCGCTCGATCCGATCTCCACGGCGCGCATCGAGGACTTGATGGTCGAGTTGAAGGAGCGCTACTCGATAGTGATCGTCACCCACAACATGCAGCAGGCAGCACGAGTCTCGGATATGACGGCGTTCCTCACCGTCGAAAGCGACGAGCACGGTGTTCGGGCCGGTGAGCTGATCGAGTTCGGCCCGACCGAGCGGATATTCACGAATCCCGCAGACCCCCGCACCGAGGCTTACGTCACCGGCAAAATGGGCTGAGCGGCATGCCCGAGCGCGCACGCAAACACTTCCAGGAGGAACTCGCCGAGCTCGAGCAGCAAACGCTGGGCGCGCTCGACATGGTTGTGGGTCAGCTCGACAACGCCATGGAGTCGCTGATCCGCCACGACGTCGAACTGGCGAACCTCGTGGTCGCCGATGACGATCGGCTCGATGGCCGCTACTTGGAGGTTCATCAAGGGGTGCTCGGCTTGATCGCGCGCCAGGCACCGGTCGCCGGCGATCTACGCCTGGCCGCCGCGCTCCTCCACGTCATCCGCCACGCCGAGCGGATGGGCGACCACTGCGTGAACATCGCGAAGCTCGTGCCCCTCGACGATCCCCAGCCACGCACCGACGAGGTGCTGCTGGAGAAACTCGCGCGAATGGGGGAGCACGCACGCCTGCAGGTCGTCCAAGCGCGCCGCTCGTTCGCCGAGCGCGACATGCGGATGGCGGTCGACCTCGTACGTCTCGACGACCAGATCGACATCCTTAACCGCGAGTGTTTCGATCGCGTGGTCGAGATCAGCGACGATCAAGAACTGCGCGAGTGGGGTATGCACATGATGCTCGCCGCGCGCAATATCGAGCGGATTGGTGATTACGCCGTAGACGTGGGCGAACAGACGGCCTTCGTGGTGACCGGCCTCTTCCGCGAGTTCCAGGACGCCTCGCACCCCGAACTGACGCCCCGGGTCGAGCCGACCGCCTGATTAGCCACTCGCCGGAGCCCAAGACAACCGGCGCGCCGAGACCCTTCGAGCACTTCGCGGGCTCCCGTACTCCGTACGTGGCACGCACGGAGCGAGGCTGGAATGGCCCGCGGTAGAGGGTGTACTCGACATTGCTCAGTGGTCTCTCAAGTGCCGCGATTGGGAGTTCGAGCAGGTATGCGGCGTGGGGCTGAAAGGGGCGCTCCACAGCGAGTCGCCGAGAAGCAACGAGAGCGCGCGCGGCGGCGAGTGGATCGCTCCGTTCAAGGAGGCGGCGTAGTGAGCCATCGCTCTCACAGCGCGCGACATGAGCCACCTGCGCGAGGGCGCCGCCGAGCTCGCGCTCTGCCGCCAGCCGCGCGCGCACGCGATCGGCGTCGCTGACACACGAGGCAACCGACAAAACGGCAACCGACGAGATCGCGGCGAAGCGCGCGCCTGGCTCGTTAAACAGTCCGACCACCAGCGACCAACCGATCGCCGCTAGCGCCGCCACCAGCGGCAGCGCGGGCGCGTAGTAACGAGCGTTGCCGGAGAAACCGAATGCGGTGCTGAGTGCGACCGCAGCAATCCAGGCAACGACGAGCGTCGCCAGCGTGACCTGGCGTCGGATGGACGATTCGTCGCGTAGATGGCAGTCCCGACAGTGACCGGCACCGCCGGCGCGCAACTTTCGCCAGGCGAGGCCGATTACAGTCACGGCACAGCCGACTAGAGCTGCGGGCCCGAACAGCTCCGCCGCCCCTCGCAGCGAATGGAGCACAGGGTGCTCGGCGGCGGAAGCGGCCCATGGTGGTCGCGAAGCGGCCTGCCGGAAGGCACCGAGGGGATCGCCCGAGCCGAGCCACTCCGGCACCGTCCAAGCGGCGGCCGCGACCGCGCACAGCACGATCCCGATTCGCGGCCGCGAAAGGACCACAGCGCACGCGAGGAGCACGGGCAGCGCCTCTGGGCGGAGGAGAGCGAGCAGGAAGAGGCTCGCCGTCGCCACGGCTGGACGGTTGACGAGCAGGGCGAGTGCCGCTGTCGCAGCCAAGAAAGCCGCCGGCAGGACCTCGTTGCCGGCCGCGAAGTAGCGCAGCCAATCGCCGGAGCCGACGAGCACCAAGGGCGCGAGTACCGCAGCCGCTAGGACACGCCGGTCGCCTGGGAATAGTCGAGCTGCGTAGCTCGCGGTAAGCGCACGGGTCGGCGGACCCGACCGCGAGGGCGTGGCCAGTTGCAGGGCGAGGAGCCCTACTACGAACAACCCGAGCAGCGCGTGGAAGCGGACAAGCAACACCCATGCGGCGGCGGGGACGCTGTCATCGAACACGCGCAGCGGCGAGAGGAGAGCCAAGATGAATGCCGGCAGCGGCTTCCAAGACGGTCCGCCCCTGGTGTCCAGTGTGCCGTGCGCGAGCTCGCGTCCCCAGACAGCCCATGACCACGGGTCATACGTAGGCTGAGGACTCAGCCATGCCGCGCTCGCTAGCGCGCCCGCTAGGGCGAGCGCGATCGTCACAGCGAGCGCGCGCCGGCGCACCCTCAACCGAGGATTCGCTCTTGATCCTCAGCGGTGCCAGGTAGAAGCCACTCGAAGCCTTCACGTGGGGCGCCGAGCGGCAAGTCCGCTGCCACCGGGGCGGCGTGTCGCCGCGGAAACGAGCCGAGCGCTTGCGATTCCGCACCGGGCACCCGTAGCTCCACCTGCACGTTGTCCGGCTCCACCTTGATGAGGTTGTAAGCCGGGTGCGGGAAAGCCCGCGTGCGCAGCGATGCCGCGGTCCCCGAGTGCACGACGAGCATCTCGCCCAAACGCCACGCATACGGAACGTGGCGATGGCCCCCGAGCACTAGGTCGACGCCGTGCGCCGATAGCAGCGCGAGTACGTCGCCTGCGTCCGCCACTTGGTTGCGCTCGCGACCCGTTCCGGGGATCGGCAGCAGGTGGTGGTGACAGACGAACACGCGCAGGTCGGCGGCTTCGTCGAGCGCTGCCGCCAGTGGCGCGTAGTGCTCGCGGCCAATCTCTCCCTCGTCGACGTCCGGCTTGCTCGAATCGACGCCGACTACGGTCACCTGTTCGCCGTCGAGCTCCAGCCGTTTCGTCACCTCCCGGGGGCCCAGCAACCGCTCCCAGTGCAAGTAGCCGACGTGACGGGCGTCGTGATTGCCGGGCACGGCGACCACCTCCAAGCCGTCCAGCCGGCCGAGCGCCGTGCGCACCAACTCGTACTGGTCGGGGTAGCCCTCGTCGGTGAGATCACCGGCGATCACCACCAGATCGGGGCGCAGAGCCGCGATCTCGCCGAGCGCAAGCTCCAGCAGTCGCGGCTCGTGACGGGCGCCGCCTACGTGCAGATCGGAGAGTTGGGCGATCAGGATCACGCGGCCCCGCGCCTGAGCCTACTCGCGATACGCAGCTCCGCCAGGACCCGCGCCGTGCGCAACCGCTCGACGCGTACGTCGGGCGGCCGGGCGGTGCGCGCGGCGCGGGCAACCGGCGGCGATCCAGAAAAGGGTCGACCCGCCCGGCTCGGCGGGGAGGGGAGGCCGGGCGGGCACGGACGCACGTTTGGCGCGTCCGCTCCGGCAAGACGCCACGGGGTCTCGTTGACGAGACGCCGGACGTGCCGCGGTGCGAAGCCGTGGGCAAGGAGTGCGGCGCTGGCGGCCGAGAGCGCTGGAGGGCGCGTCGGTCCGTGTGCATCCGACGCGACCAGATGGGCAAGTCGCCGCTCCACCAAGTCGAGGGCGCGGCGCTCGGCGATCGCACCGTGACGCCCGATCAAGGACAGCGCGTTGACCTGCACGAGCGCCCCCCGCCGCACCAGCTCGATCAAGCGTCGCTCGCCAGCCGGCAGCGGTTCGGCGAGCTCGGGGTGCGCGAGGATCGGCCGGTAGCCGCGGCGCAAAAGCGCCTCGCAGGCACTCGCGAAGGCTGCGTCGAGGCCGTCGAAGGGCGTCTCGACGAGCAGGAAGCGCGAGTTCGCAACACGCCCCGCGTCTGCCCTCCCACCTAACGCAACCAGTTCCAGGAGTCGGGGGTCCAAGCGCAGCGCAAGATCCGCTGCGACCTCTGCCCCGGCCAGAATTGTTAGGTCGACCTGTGCTCGCCGCAGCTCACTGCGGAAAGCGACGACCGCACGCAGGATCTGCCGTGGATCGTGGACGTGGTCGCGCCGCAGATGCGGTGTACAAACCACCGCCGCGGCACCGTCGGCACGCGCGGCGCGCGCCAGCGCCAAGGCTTCACGGACCGAAGCGGGGCCGTCGTCGATCGCGGGCAACAGGTGGAAGTGCAAGTCAACACGGCCGGCAATCACCCCATGCTCGCTTAAGGTTTCGTCAAACCGACCGCTTGCCTCTTCCCAATCAGTCTTGGTTGGCGCCCTCGGCTCACTCGTAGCGTTGGTCGGAAACATCAGCGCGAACGATCGGCGGCGACCGCACGGCCCCCGTGAAGATTGCGTCAAGCAGTCGTTGCGATCGCGTTAACGGGACGCCGCTGGCGAATCGGCTCTCCGCGCTTCTCAGATAGAGGGAGAGAGACGGCGTCGCCGTC
Protein-coding regions in this window:
- a CDS encoding response regulator transcription factor, coding for MAVTLAVLDTDTGFVQVLLKRAEALGWRCRRFEAPPRLDEFAAARVNALVVDVALFGPAAWEWLERVAEEVPAMAVLVCTERSTVAQRVRGLRLGADDWITKPCHPEEVVARVEAALRGRLRLLGRREEETIRAGELEIRPEQYQAFAHGRSADLTRREYELLEVLAKSRGRVLQREDIYRAVWGYTMAHGDRSVDVFVRKLRRKLESVSPDYEYIHTHFGIGYRFDPRPREPLAAEAPGDQAHATGDQRPSAASDVPRPARLRAVGS
- a CDS encoding PstS family phosphate ABC transporter substrate-binding protein, whose translation is MRKIRLASFSMAVIAVSGLAACGGSGGGSKGLSGTIRIDGSSTVAPLSEAAADEFQKEHPGVRVTVGTSGTGGGFEKFCRGEIDISDASRRIEPDEEALCRKNGVAWAEVQVANDGIAVVTAKNNDFLSCLTVAELRKIWDQGSKVKTWNQVRPSFPNRPIELYGPGTDSGTFDFFTEKINGEEGRSRTDYNASEDDNVLVQGVSGNPNSLGYFGLSYYEQNQDKLKLVKIDAGNGCVAPSKETVQNGTYKPLSRPLFIYPSRKALKRREVREFVRFYIDNEAKLTKRALFVDLTDAQQRRARQEVERLAR
- the pstC gene encoding phosphate ABC transporter permease subunit PstC — translated: MVAPRRPVGRLGARRVRWSERFAFAALATCAVLSVATTVGIVVALLIPTIEFFQTVDLFDFLTGTKWSPLFADAHFGVLPLVSGTLLTTFWALCICIPFGLGAAIYLSEYAPERARRILKPILEVLAGIPTVVYGFFALVFVTPLLQKIWFLPGNPPSTFNALSAGLVMGVMILPTVASISEDAMSAVPRGLREGAFALGATRLQVATRVVVPAALSGIVASFVLGISRAVGETMIVLIAAGNQPNLTIDPTKPVQTMTAFIAAAGIGDQPTGSIGYKTIFAVGTTLFVMTFLMNLVSARLVRRFREAYE
- the pstA gene encoding phosphate ABC transporter permease PstA, coding for MREAVVTRLREGRSQRLRWRERAFAALLFASLAIGIVSLVTLLVTMVVRGADRLDLRLVQNFPSSTPSLAGAQSAILGTIWIISIVALTVVPIGVGAAIYLEEYADRNRWWNRLIELNIQNLAAVPSIVYGILGLAFFVRGPLGLGPTVLAAALTLSLLVLPIVTIAGREAIRSVPNSIREASFALGATKWQTIRRQVLPAAIPGIATGSILALSRAIGEAAPLTLLGALTFVQFNPSGPLSPFTALPIQIFAWISRPQEEFRMLAAAAIVVLLAILLAMNAFAIWIRDRYRHRW
- the pstB gene encoding phosphate ABC transporter ATP-binding protein PstB, whose amino-acid sequence is MQREGAAAAPQVEPIIELERVSVRYDGKPAVRNVTFDVGSNLITALIGPSGCGKSTLLRCLNRMNDLIPGAVVEGKIRYHGQDIYDPEVDPVELRKLIGMVFQKPNPFPKSIYDNVAYGPRVTGMKGNLDEIVERALRRAALWDEVKDRLKDNAYSLSGGQQQRLCIARCLAVEPEVILMDEPCSALDPISTARIEDLMVELKERYSIVIVTHNMQQAARVSDMTAFLTVESDEHGVRAGELIEFGPTERIFTNPADPRTEAYVTGKMG
- the phoU gene encoding phosphate signaling complex protein PhoU → MPERARKHFQEELAELEQQTLGALDMVVGQLDNAMESLIRHDVELANLVVADDDRLDGRYLEVHQGVLGLIARQAPVAGDLRLAAALLHVIRHAERMGDHCVNIAKLVPLDDPQPRTDEVLLEKLARMGEHARLQVVQARRSFAERDMRMAVDLVRLDDQIDILNRECFDRVVEISDDQELREWGMHMMLAARNIERIGDYAVDVGEQTAFVVTGLFREFQDASHPELTPRVEPTA
- a CDS encoding metallophosphoesterase family protein, whose protein sequence is MILIAQLSDLHVGGARHEPRLLELALGEIAALRPDLVVIAGDLTDEGYPDQYELVRTALGRLDGLEVVAVPGNHDARHVGYLHWERLLGPREVTKRLELDGEQVTVVGVDSSKPDVDEGEIGREHYAPLAAALDEAADLRVFVCHHHLLPIPGTGRERNQVADAGDVLALLSAHGVDLVLGGHRHVPYAWRLGEMLVVHSGTAASLRTRAFPHPAYNLIKVEPDNVQVELRVPGAESQALGSFPRRHAAPVAADLPLGAPREGFEWLLPGTAEDQERILG
- a CDS encoding tyrosine-protein phosphatase, translated to MIAGRVDLHFHLLPAIDDGPASVREALALARAARADGAAAVVCTPHLRRDHVHDPRQILRAVVAFRSELRRAQVDLTILAGAEVAADLALRLDPRLLELVALGGRADAGRVANSRFLLVETPFDGLDAAFASACEALLRRGYRPILAHPELAEPLPAGERRLIELVRRGALVQVNALSLIGRHGAIAERRALDLVERRLAHLVASDAHGPTRPPALSAASAALLAHGFAPRHVRRLVNETPWRLAGADAPNVRPCPPGLPSPPSRAGRPFSGSPPVARAARTARPPDVRVERLRTARVLAELRIASRLRRGAA